From the Montipora capricornis isolate CH-2021 chromosome 2, ASM3666992v2, whole genome shotgun sequence genome, one window contains:
- the LOC138039068 gene encoding small ribosomal subunit protein uS11-like, which translates to MALFYGAARSHYRLLSKELWHGRVQCHRSLVLCVFQRLSLYTCSKKGLHPIQTKRLMGSYLDVKKHFKRSAAQAAKYKNLPIIHINATFNNTVITLSDPTGKTLGWVSAGTEGFKNARRGSSTAGRQAGIAAAHKAISLGLESARIKVCGIGTGRQGAINGIESAGVRVVSVTDVTPVPHNGCRPRKARRL; encoded by the exons ATGGCGTTGTTTTATG GAGCCGCAAGAAGTCATTATAGATTGCTTTCAAAGGAACTTTGGCATGGCAGAGTTCAGTGCCACCGCTCCCTGGTCTTGTGTGTTTTTCAAAGACTCAGCCTTTATACTTGTAGCAAGAAAGGACTCCATCCAATTCAGACAAAAAG ACTGATGGGATCATATTTGGATGTAAAAAAGCATTTCAAGAGATCTGCTGCTCAGGCTGCAAAGTACAAGAATCTTCCTATAATTCACATTAATGCAACATTTAACAACACTGTCATTACGTTATCAGACCCAACAG GAAAAACATTAGGATGGGTATCAGCT GGTACAGAGGGCTTCAAAAATGCACGACGAGGAAGCAGTACAGCAGGTAGACAGGCTGGTATAGCAGCAGCTCAT AAAGCAATTTCTCTTGGGTTAGAAAGTGCTCGTATAAAAGTTTGTGGTATTGGAACAGGTCGACAG GGCGCCATAAATGGCATTGAATCAGCTGGAGTTCGTGTTGTTTCTGTGACAGATGTTACCCCTGTTCCTCACAATGGCTGCAGACCCCGCAAAGCAAGAAGACTATAG